The proteins below are encoded in one region of Streptomyces roseirectus:
- a CDS encoding magnesium transporter MgtE N-terminal domain-containing protein, which translates to MAAGAPRIFVSHLSGIAVFDPNGDQVGRVRDLVVMLRPARRAPRLLGLVVELSTRRRIFLPMTRVTGVQSGQVLTTGVLNVRRFEQRPTERLVFGELLDRRVTLAESGEEATVLDLSVQQLPSRREWEVDRVFLRKGRRASAFRRAKGEAVTVEWAAVDGISLEEEGQGAENLLATFEQLRPADLANVLHHLSAKRRGEVAAALDDDRLADVLEELPEDDQIEILGKLKEERAADVLEAMDPDDAADLLAELPEADQERLLSLMEPDDAADMRRLLTYEEHTAGGLMTTEPIILRPDATVADALARIREPDLSPALAAQIYVCRPPDETPTGKYLGTVHFQRLLRDPPYTLVGSIIDDDLRPLDPDAALPEVAGFFATYDMVAAPVVDESGSLLGAVTVDDVLDHMLPQDWRETEFHFGEETVTDGV; encoded by the coding sequence ATGGCAGCCGGCGCCCCCCGGATCTTCGTCTCGCACCTCTCCGGCATCGCCGTCTTCGATCCGAACGGCGACCAGGTCGGCCGCGTCCGCGACCTGGTCGTCATGCTGCGTCCCGCCCGCAGAGCGCCCCGGCTGCTCGGCCTGGTCGTCGAGCTGTCCACCCGCCGCCGGATCTTCCTGCCGATGACGCGGGTGACCGGCGTGCAGTCGGGCCAGGTCCTGACGACCGGCGTCCTGAACGTCCGCCGCTTCGAGCAGCGTCCGACCGAGCGCCTGGTCTTCGGTGAACTCCTCGACCGCCGCGTCACCCTCGCGGAGTCCGGCGAGGAGGCGACCGTCCTCGACCTGTCGGTGCAGCAGCTGCCGTCCCGCAGGGAGTGGGAGGTGGACCGCGTCTTCCTGCGCAAGGGACGCAGGGCGAGCGCGTTCCGCAGGGCGAAGGGCGAGGCGGTGACCGTGGAGTGGGCCGCCGTCGACGGCATCTCCTTGGAGGAGGAGGGGCAGGGCGCCGAGAACCTGCTCGCGACGTTCGAGCAACTGCGCCCGGCGGACCTGGCGAACGTCCTGCACCACCTCTCCGCCAAGCGGCGCGGCGAGGTCGCGGCGGCCCTCGACGACGACCGCCTCGCCGACGTCCTCGAAGAGCTCCCGGAGGACGACCAGATCGAGATCCTGGGCAAGCTGAAGGAGGAGCGCGCGGCGGACGTCCTGGAGGCGATGGACCCGGACGACGCGGCCGACCTGCTCGCCGAGCTGCCCGAGGCCGACCAGGAGCGGCTGCTGTCGCTGATGGAGCCGGACGACGCGGCGGACATGCGGCGCCTGCTGACCTACGAGGAGCACACGGCGGGCGGTCTGATGACGACCGAGCCGATCATCCTGCGCCCGGACGCGACCGTCGCCGACGCGCTCGCCCGCATCCGCGAACCCGACCTCTCCCCCGCGCTGGCCGCGCAGATCTACGTCTGCCGCCCGCCCGACGAGACGCCGACCGGCAAGTACCTCGGCACGGTCCACTTCCAGCGCCTGCTGCGCGACCCCCCGTACACGCTGGTCGGCTCGATCATCGACGACGACCTGCGGCCCCTCGACCCGGACGCCGCGCTGCCCGAGGTCGCCGGGTTCTTCGCGACGTACGACATGGTCGCGGCGCCGGTCGTCGACGAGTCGGGGTCGCTGCTGGGCGCGGTGACGGTGGACGACGTGCTGGACCACATGCTGCCGCAGGACTGGCGCGAGACGGAGTTCCACTTCGGGGAGGAGACGGTGACCGATGGCGTCTGA
- a CDS encoding DUF3117 domain-containing protein → MAAMKPRTGDGPLEVTKEGRGIVMRVPLEGGGRLVVELTPDEALALGEALNKVVS, encoded by the coding sequence ATGGCGGCCATGAAGCCGCGGACGGGCGACGGCCCGCTTGAGGTGACCAAAGAGGGGCGGGGCATCGTCATGCGCGTTCCCCTCGAAGGCGGCGGGCGGCTCGTCGTCGAGCTGACCCCTGACGAGGCCCTGGCGCTCGGTGAGGCCCTCAACAAGGTCGTCAGCTGA
- a CDS encoding O-methyltransferase — protein sequence MRVPARSGYSHAEAHRGDEERVITGNRQASWAFADAYAAEDDALRWARDRAREAGLRSVSPSTGAALRLLAATVDAKAVAEIGTGTGVSGLHLLHGMRPDGVLTTVDPEPEHQQFARQAFRACGFASNRARFIPGRALDVLPRLADSGYDLVFCDGDRLELLDYLAESLRLLRPGGLVVFEGVFANGRTVDSGPQPTEVARVRELLRAVRESTELVVSLLPVGDGLLCAVKR from the coding sequence CTGCGGGTTCCCGCCCGCAGCGGATACAGTCACGCCGAAGCACATCGTGGGGATGAGGAGAGGGTCATTACCGGCAACCGGCAGGCAAGCTGGGCGTTCGCCGACGCCTACGCCGCCGAGGACGACGCACTGCGCTGGGCCCGTGACCGGGCCCGTGAGGCAGGGCTGCGCTCGGTGTCGCCCAGCACGGGCGCCGCGCTGCGGTTGCTCGCCGCCACGGTCGACGCGAAGGCGGTCGCCGAGATCGGCACCGGCACCGGCGTCTCCGGTCTGCACCTCCTGCACGGCATGCGTCCCGACGGGGTCCTGACGACCGTCGACCCCGAGCCGGAGCACCAGCAGTTCGCGCGGCAGGCGTTTCGCGCGTGCGGGTTCGCCAGCAACCGGGCGCGGTTCATCCCCGGGCGCGCGCTGGACGTGCTGCCGCGGCTCGCCGACTCCGGCTACGACCTCGTGTTCTGCGACGGTGACCGGCTGGAGCTGCTCGACTATCTAGCTGAATCGTTGCGCCTGCTGCGGCCCGGCGGGCTGGTCGTCTTCGAGGGCGTCTTCGCCAACGGCCGCACCGTCGACTCCGGTCCCCAGCCGACGGAGGTGGCGCGCGTGCGCGAGCTGCTGCGCGCGGTGCGCGAGAGCACGGAGCTGGTGGTGTCGCTGCTGCCGGTGGGCGACGGGCTGCTGTGCGCGGTCAAGCGCTGA
- a CDS encoding Mrp/NBP35 family ATP-binding protein, whose amino-acid sequence MASEDAVREALATVNDPEINRPITELGMVKSVEIGADGVVAVAVYLTVSGCPMRDTITQRVTDAVAALDGVSRVDVTLDVMSDEQRKELANALRGGQAEREVPFAKPGSLTRVYAVASGKGGVGKSSVTVNLAAAMAADGLKVGVVDADIYGHSVPRMLGADGLPTQVENMIMPPSANGVKVISIGMFTPGNTPVVWRGPMLHRALQQFLSDVYWGDLDVLLLDLPPGTGDIAISVAQLVPNAEILVVTTPQQAAAEVAERAGSIAVQTHQKIVGVVENMSGLPCPHCGEMLDVFGTGGGQLVADGLTRTTGATVPVLGSIPIDVRLREGGDDGRPVVLTDPESPAGAALRGIAGKLGGRQRGLSGLSLGITPKNKF is encoded by the coding sequence ATGGCTAGCGAAGACGCGGTGCGCGAGGCACTGGCGACGGTGAACGACCCCGAGATCAACCGGCCCATCACCGAGCTGGGGATGGTCAAATCGGTGGAGATCGGCGCGGACGGCGTGGTCGCGGTGGCGGTGTATCTGACCGTCTCCGGCTGCCCGATGCGCGACACGATCACGCAGCGCGTGACGGACGCGGTCGCCGCGCTGGACGGCGTCAGCCGGGTCGACGTCACGCTCGACGTGATGAGCGACGAGCAGCGCAAGGAGCTGGCGAACGCGCTGCGCGGCGGCCAGGCCGAGCGCGAGGTGCCCTTCGCGAAGCCGGGCTCCCTCACCCGCGTCTACGCGGTCGCCTCCGGCAAGGGGGGCGTCGGCAAGTCGTCCGTGACGGTCAACCTCGCCGCCGCGATGGCCGCCGACGGCCTCAAGGTAGGTGTCGTCGACGCCGACATCTACGGCCACTCGGTGCCCCGGATGCTTGGCGCGGACGGTCTGCCGACCCAGGTCGAGAACATGATCATGCCGCCGTCCGCGAACGGCGTGAAGGTCATCTCCATCGGGATGTTCACGCCGGGCAACACGCCCGTCGTCTGGCGTGGGCCGATGCTCCACCGGGCGCTCCAGCAGTTCCTCTCGGACGTCTACTGGGGCGACCTGGACGTCCTGCTGCTGGACCTCCCGCCCGGCACCGGTGACATCGCGATCTCCGTCGCGCAGTTGGTCCCCAACGCCGAGATCCTGGTGGTGACGACGCCTCAGCAGGCCGCCGCCGAGGTCGCCGAGCGCGCCGGGTCCATCGCCGTCCAGACCCACCAGAAGATCGTCGGCGTCGTCGAGAACATGTCCGGCCTGCCCTGCCCGCACTGCGGCGAGATGCTGGACGTCTTCGGCACGGGCGGCGGCCAGTTGGTCGCGGACGGCCTGACCCGCACGACCGGCGCCACGGTCCCGGTCCTCGGCTCGATCCCGATCGACGTCCGTCTCCGCGAGGGCGGCGACGACGGCAGGCCGGTCGTCCTGACGGACCCGGAGAGCCCGGCGGGCGCCGCGCTGCGGGGCATCGCGGGGAAGCTGGGCGGCAGGCAGCGGGGGCTTTCGGGGCTGTCCTTGGGGATCACGCCGAAGAACAAGTTCTGA
- the sigE gene encoding RNA polymerase sigma factor SigE has translation MLRRFLGSAGRPKSVNDTADHSHAGDYAQTATFSTDADGQAWTPPTWEEIVSTHSGRVYRLAYRLTGNQHDAEDLTQEVFVRVFRSLSTYTPGTFEGWLHRITTNLFLDMVRRKQRIRFDSLGEDAAERLASKEPTPQQLFNDAHFDADVQQALDTLAPEFRAAVVLCDIEGLSYEEIAATLGVKLGTVRSRIHRGRSQLRKALAHRSPQAREAERRRTFMARVPVLGGGGATA, from the coding sequence GTGCTCCGGCGCTTTCTCGGATCGGCGGGCAGGCCGAAATCCGTGAACGACACCGCTGACCACAGCCACGCCGGCGACTACGCCCAGACCGCGACCTTCTCCACCGACGCGGACGGGCAGGCGTGGACTCCGCCCACGTGGGAGGAGATCGTCAGCACGCACAGCGGCCGCGTCTACCGCCTGGCCTACCGCCTGACGGGCAACCAGCACGACGCCGAGGACCTGACGCAGGAAGTCTTCGTCCGCGTCTTCCGCTCCCTGTCGACCTACACGCCCGGCACGTTCGAGGGCTGGCTGCACCGCATCACCACCAACCTCTTCCTCGACATGGTCCGCCGCAAGCAGCGCATCCGCTTCGACTCCCTCGGCGAGGACGCAGCGGAGCGCCTGGCCAGCAAGGAGCCGACCCCCCAGCAGCTCTTCAACGACGCCCACTTCGACGCGGACGTCCAGCAGGCGCTGGACACCCTCGCGCCCGAGTTCCGCGCGGCCGTCGTCCTGTGCGACATCGAAGGGCTCTCCTACGAGGAGATCGCGGCGACCCTCGGCGTCAAGCTCGGCACCGTCCGCTCCCGGATCCACCGGGGCCGCTCCCAGCTGCGCAAGGCCCTCGCACACCGCTCTCCCCAGGCGCGGGAGGCCGAGCGGCGGCGCACGTTCATGGCCCGTGTCCCCGTGCTGGGAGGAGGGGGCGCGACCGCGTGA
- a CDS encoding S1C family serine protease → MRAGQTDETDGDFELARPEEARPEEGGTHHEPSRPESQEEPTVSLMKEEPGPTRTPATPETPARPLAGEAPDTPAAPAQSLAGQAPAAHAASAQPSAGEAPGALAAPAQALAGQAPAAHAASARPSAGEAPGVLAAPAQALAGQAPDVHSPVLAQPSAGEAPGVPAAPAQALAGQAPDVHSPVLAQPSAEEAPGALAAPAQALAGEAPAAHAPALARPSAEEAPGVPAAPAQALAGEAPAVPVASARPSAGEAPDVHAPALAQPSAEEAPGVPAAPAQALAGEAPAVPVASARPSAGEAPAAHAPALAQPSAEEAPGVPAAPVQPPAAGAAPDTPAPQPPLTRLPEPSALDQPHAHASTPAPDHPSPSPHTPSHIPDPSPHPLHTADAYSTPPYGHPGPWAPAPPVQHPGATSGGDPWARYDPWAASPLQQTGGSVPSEAQRKRERRKGLIAGALLLALVSGGLGGIVGVQLERNGIGGIELPQAPPAPSGRDADSVAGIAARALPSVVTLHVKGGGESGTGTGFVLDDRGYILTNNHVVKPAGSGGEITVVFNGGQAVEGEIVGRDAGYDLAVVKVRGVRNLTPLPLGNSDGVQVGDPVVAIGAPFDLSGTVTSGIISAKERPITAGGDGSDVSYVDALQTDAPINPGNSGGPLLDARGQVIGINSAIRSAGGTDEGTGQAGSVGLGFAIPVNQGKRIAEELIANGKATHPVIGITLDLAYEGEGARVRTDSGEAGPPVSVGGPGDLAGIEPGDVITEVDGKPVASSDELIVKVRAHRPGDKLELTVVRKGKPMTLSLVLGTAGG, encoded by the coding sequence TTGAGGGCTGGGCAGACGGACGAGACCGACGGCGACTTCGAGCTGGCCCGCCCCGAAGAGGCCCGCCCCGAGGAGGGCGGCACGCACCACGAGCCGAGCCGTCCGGAGAGCCAGGAGGAGCCGACGGTGTCGCTGATGAAGGAGGAGCCCGGACCCACGAGGACACCGGCCACCCCTGAAACCCCCGCACGACCCCTCGCCGGGGAGGCACCGGACACCCCCGCAGCTCCCGCACAGTCCCTCGCCGGGCAAGCCCCGGCCGCCCACGCGGCCTCCGCCCAGCCCTCTGCCGGGGAGGCACCCGGCGCCCTCGCAGCTCCCGCGCAGGCCCTCGCTGGGCAAGCCCCGGCCGCCCACGCGGCCTCCGCCCGGCCCTCTGCCGGGGAGGCACCCGGCGTCCTCGCAGCTCCCGCGCAGGCCCTCGCTGGGCAAGCCCCGGACGTCCACTCCCCAGTCCTCGCCCAGCCCTCCGCCGGGGAGGCACCCGGCGTCCCCGCAGCTCCCGCGCAGGCCCTCGCTGGGCAAGCCCCGGACGTCCACTCCCCAGTCCTCGCCCAGCCCTCTGCCGAGGAGGCACCCGGCGCCCTCGCAGCTCCCGCGCAGGCCCTCGCCGGGGAAGCCCCGGCCGCCCACGCCCCAGCCCTCGCCCGGCCCTCTGCCGAGGAGGCACCCGGCGTCCCCGCAGCTCCCGCGCAGGCCCTCGCCGGGGAAGCCCCGGCCGTCCCTGTGGCCTCCGCCCGGCCCTCTGCCGGGGAAGCCCCGGACGTCCACGCCCCAGCCCTCGCCCAGCCCTCCGCCGAGGAGGCACCCGGCGTCCCCGCAGCTCCCGCGCAGGCCCTCGCCGGGGAAGCCCCGGCCGTCCCTGTGGCCTCCGCCCGGCCCTCTGCCGGGGAAGCCCCGGCCGCCCACGCCCCAGCCCTCGCCCAGCCCTCCGCCGAGGAGGCACCCGGCGTCCCCGCAGCCCCCGTCCAGCCCCCCGCCGCAGGGGCGGCACCGGACACCCCCGCCCCCCAACCACCCCTCACCCGCCTCCCGGAGCCCTCCGCGCTCGACCAGCCCCACGCCCACGCCTCCACCCCTGCCCCCGACCACCCCAGCCCTAGCCCTCACACCCCCTCCCACATCCCCGACCCCTCCCCACACCCCCTCCACACCGCCGACGCCTACAGCACGCCCCCCTACGGTCACCCGGGCCCCTGGGCCCCCGCTCCGCCGGTCCAGCACCCCGGTGCCACGAGCGGCGGTGACCCCTGGGCCCGCTACGACCCCTGGGCGGCGTCCCCGTTGCAGCAGACCGGCGGGAGTGTGCCCAGTGAGGCGCAGCGGAAGCGGGAGCGGCGGAAGGGGCTGATCGCGGGCGCGCTGCTGCTGGCGCTGGTCTCCGGCGGCCTGGGCGGCATCGTAGGCGTCCAGTTGGAGCGGAACGGCATCGGCGGGATCGAGCTGCCGCAGGCACCGCCCGCGCCGAGCGGACGGGACGCCGACAGCGTCGCCGGGATCGCGGCGAGGGCGCTGCCGAGCGTCGTGACGCTGCATGTGAAGGGCGGCGGCGAGTCGGGCACCGGCACGGGCTTCGTGCTCGACGACCGGGGCTACATCCTGACCAACAACCACGTCGTGAAGCCGGCGGGCAGCGGCGGCGAGATAACGGTCGTCTTCAACGGCGGACAGGCGGTCGAGGGCGAGATCGTCGGCCGGGACGCCGGCTACGACCTCGCGGTCGTCAAGGTGAGGGGCGTGCGGAACCTCACCCCCCTTCCCCTCGGCAACTCCGACGGCGTGCAGGTGGGTGACCCGGTCGTCGCGATCGGCGCCCCCTTCGACCTCTCCGGCACCGTCACCTCCGGCATCATCAGCGCGAAGGAACGTCCGATCACCGCGGGCGGCGACGGCAGCGACGTGTCGTACGTGGACGCGCTCCAGACGGACGCGCCGATAAACCCGGGAAACTCCGGCGGCCCCCTCCTGGACGCCCGCGGCCAGGTCATCGGCATCAACTCCGCGATCCGCTCGGCGGGCGGCACCGACGAGGGGACCGGCCAGGCGGGATCCGTCGGACTCGGTTTCGCCATCCCCGTCAACCAGGGAAAACGCATCGCCGAGGAGCTGATCGCCAACGGCAAGGCCACGCATCCGGTGATCGGGATCACCCTGGACCTCGCGTACGAGGGCGAGGGCGCGCGGGTGCGGACGGACAGCGGGGAGGCCGGTCCGCCGGTGAGCGTCGGCGGGCCCGGCGACCTCGCGGGGATCGAGCCGGGGGACGTCATCACCGAGGTGGACGGCAAGCCGGTCGCCTCCAGCGACGAACTCATCGTCAAGGTCAGGGCGCACCGGCCGGGCGACAAGCTGGAGCTGACCGTCGTCCGCAAGGGGAAGCCGATGACGTTGTCGCTGGTGCTGGGGACGGCGGGCGGGTGA
- a CDS encoding DUF1003 domain-containing protein, whose protein sequence is MASDTTGRKRAGATPEAKNRVRVRLDQPKSPRRRLVPEWDPEAFGRLSERIARFLGTGRFIVWMTVVIVAWVLWNIFAPAGLRFDNYPFIFLTLMLSLQASYAAPLILLAQNRQDDRDRVNLEQDRKQNERSIADTEYLTREIAALRIGLGEVATRDWIRSELQDLVKELEERRDGHVVFPAERSSLRDVDDR, encoded by the coding sequence ATGGCGTCTGACACCACGGGACGGAAGCGGGCCGGGGCGACGCCGGAGGCCAAGAACCGGGTGCGGGTGAGGCTCGACCAGCCGAAATCGCCCCGGCGGCGGCTGGTGCCCGAGTGGGACCCGGAGGCGTTCGGGCGGCTGTCGGAGCGGATCGCGCGGTTCCTGGGGACGGGGCGGTTCATCGTCTGGATGACCGTCGTCATCGTCGCCTGGGTGCTGTGGAACATCTTCGCGCCGGCGGGCCTGCGGTTCGACAACTACCCGTTCATCTTCCTCACGCTGATGCTCTCCCTCCAGGCGTCCTACGCCGCCCCGCTGATCCTGCTCGCGCAGAACCGGCAGGACGACCGGGACCGGGTCAACCTCGAACAGGACCGCAAGCAGAACGAGCGGTCGATCGCGGACACCGAGTACCTGACGCGGGAGATCGCCGCGCTGCGGATCGGGCTCGGGGAGGTGGCGACCCGGGACTGGATCAGGTCCGAGCTGCAGGACCTCGTCAAGGAGCTGGAGGAGCGCAGGGACGGGCACGTCGTATTCCCGGCGGAACGGTCATCTCTGCGTGACGTAGACGACCGCTGA
- a CDS encoding anti-sigma factor family protein, with protein sequence MSGLGGSRPKPPAGRHLAEQHLGDRLSALVDGELGHDARERVLAHVATCSKCKAEVDAQRRLKSVFSEVAPPAPSASFLARLQGLPGGDDTAEGSGPLGPGGLPGERGSRFGSRGFAGLGGFGGNRGSGGFGGAGNSGGFGGAGDSGALAGSGDSGVLGGGRGAGGFGGAGGGGVFGESGALAGPGVLGGGASGSVFEFGYLAGEEHGRAGEGVSSAAGVNGAAEGEGRSPGAGAAGSAGGASAPSARSRAGADAGARNRAGTRAGAGASARSARVQADADVNASANAVAFSASVAEKGFRVHAVGRGEERSRSMRFAFVAAGAVSLAAIALGGVTGSAPVDQTTEARGGTGSNVTPSRAPGAGAAAPDSRRRSAGPLLSQGGQGVLRDTPAAPVEVSAPLLPGIPTPVSARHEQTLRALTAPVVAGAAAMSPLIRPLSATWPTTPGLLSPGTASAPEAR encoded by the coding sequence GTGAGTGGACTCGGTGGCTCCAGGCCCAAACCTCCCGCGGGACGGCATCTCGCGGAACAGCATCTCGGTGACCGGCTCTCCGCCCTGGTGGACGGGGAGCTGGGCCATGACGCGCGCGAGCGTGTCCTCGCGCACGTCGCGACCTGCTCCAAGTGCAAGGCGGAGGTCGACGCGCAGCGTCGGCTGAAGAGCGTCTTCTCCGAGGTCGCCCCGCCCGCCCCCTCCGCGAGTTTCCTCGCCCGCCTTCAGGGGCTGCCCGGGGGTGACGACACGGCCGAGGGAAGCGGGCCGCTCGGTCCGGGCGGGCTCCCCGGTGAACGCGGCTCCAGATTCGGCTCCCGGGGGTTCGCGGGGCTCGGTGGATTCGGCGGGAACAGGGGCTCCGGCGGGTTCGGCGGGGCCGGGAACTCGGGCGGGTTCGGCGGCGCCGGGGACTCCGGCGCGCTCGCCGGGTCCGGCGACTCCGGAGTGCTCGGCGGAGGCCGGGGCGCCGGGGGCTTCGGCGGAGCCGGTGGTGGCGGTGTCTTCGGGGAGTCCGGGGCACTCGCCGGGCCCGGTGTGCTCGGGGGCGGGGCCTCCGGGTCCGTCTTCGAGTTCGGGTACCTGGCGGGGGAGGAGCACGGGAGGGCGGGCGAGGGTGTCTCGTCGGCGGCCGGTGTGAACGGGGCTGCCGAGGGCGAGGGGCGTTCGCCGGGTGCGGGTGCGGCCGGTTCGGCTGGCGGGGCTTCGGCTCCGTCCGCGCGGTCCCGGGCCGGCGCGGACGCCGGTGCCCGGAACCGTGCCGGTACCAGGGCCGGTGCCGGGGCTTCGGCCCGGTCCGCGCGGGTCCAGGCCGACGCCGATGTCAACGCCAGTGCCAATGCCGTCGCCTTCTCCGCCTCCGTCGCCGAGAAGGGCTTCCGGGTGCACGCCGTCGGGCGGGGCGAGGAGCGGTCCCGCAGCATGCGGTTCGCGTTCGTCGCCGCCGGCGCGGTGTCGCTCGCGGCGATCGCGCTGGGCGGGGTGACCGGTTCGGCGCCGGTCGACCAGACGACCGAGGCGAGGGGTGGCACGGGCAGCAACGTGACGCCGTCCAGGGCACCGGGCGCGGGGGCGGCTGCCCCCGACTCCCGGCGCCGGTCGGCCGGGCCGCTGCTCTCCCAAGGGGGCCAGGGCGTCCTGCGTGACACCCCGGCCGCGCCCGTCGAGGTGTCCGCACCGCTGCTGCCGGGGATCCCGACGCCGGTGTCCGCACGCCACGAGCAGACGCTACGCGCGCTGACGGCACCCGTCGTCGCGGGCGCCGCCGCCATGTCCCCGCTGATACGCCCCCTCTCCGCGACCTGGCCCACGACCCCCGGGCTCCTGTCCCCCGGCACGGCCTCCGCGCCCGAGGCCCGCTGA
- a CDS encoding sec-independent translocase yields the protein MFNDIGPLELVTLAVLAVLIFGPDKLPKVIQDVSRTIRKIREFSESAKQDIRTELGPEFKDFEFEDLNPKTFIRKQLENDDLGLKEIRNGFDLKKEMAEVADAVHTTAESAATPLPPGKVDMTKPDTTPDAPRTDLTKKPTDDGRPPFDYDAT from the coding sequence GTGTTCAATGACATAGGACCGCTTGAGCTGGTGACCCTCGCTGTCCTGGCCGTGCTCATCTTCGGTCCGGACAAGCTCCCCAAGGTCATCCAGGACGTGTCGCGGACGATCCGTAAGATCCGCGAGTTCTCGGAGAGCGCCAAGCAGGACATCCGGACCGAGCTGGGCCCCGAGTTCAAGGACTTCGAGTTCGAGGACCTGAACCCCAAGACGTTCATCCGCAAGCAGCTGGAGAACGACGACCTGGGGCTCAAGGAGATCCGCAACGGGTTCGACCTGAAGAAGGAGATGGCGGAGGTCGCCGACGCGGTCCACACGACCGCCGAGTCCGCCGCCACGCCCCTTCCCCCCGGCAAGGTCGACATGACCAAGCCCGACACCACCCCGGACGCCCCCAGGACCGACCTCACGAAGAAGCCGACCGACGACGGCCGGCCCCCCTTCGACTACGACGCCACCTGA
- a CDS encoding enoyl-CoA hydratase/isomerase family protein: protein MADTVLYEVSDGLATITLNRPEAMNALDVATKVALREAAESAAGDPAVRAILLTAAGERAFCVGQDLKEHIGLLAAGSDAVMSTVSEHYNPIARALTGAAKPVVAAVNGVAAGAGFGFALAADYRVVADTASFNTSFAGVALTADSGISWTLPRVVGPSRATDLLLFPRSISARDALELGIANRVVPAAELREEALKVARSLAEGPTVAYAALKESVAFGLTHSLTETLDKEDELQTRAGAAEDHRIAVTAFVNKEKPKYVGR from the coding sequence ATGGCCGACACGGTGCTGTACGAGGTGAGCGACGGGCTCGCGACGATCACCCTGAACCGTCCGGAGGCGATGAACGCGCTCGACGTCGCGACGAAGGTGGCCCTGCGGGAGGCCGCCGAGTCCGCCGCCGGTGACCCCGCGGTGCGCGCGATCCTGCTGACCGCCGCCGGGGAGCGGGCGTTCTGCGTCGGCCAGGACCTCAAGGAGCACATCGGGCTGCTGGCCGCGGGGTCGGACGCCGTGATGAGCACCGTCAGCGAGCACTACAACCCCATCGCTCGCGCGCTGACCGGGGCCGCGAAGCCGGTCGTGGCCGCCGTCAACGGGGTCGCGGCGGGCGCCGGGTTCGGGTTCGCCCTCGCCGCGGACTACCGGGTCGTCGCCGACACGGCGTCCTTCAACACGTCGTTCGCCGGGGTCGCGCTCACCGCGGACTCCGGGATCTCCTGGACGCTCCCGCGCGTGGTGGGGCCGTCCCGGGCGACCGACCTGCTTCTCTTCCCGCGCAGCATCAGCGCGCGGGACGCGCTGGAGCTGGGTATCGCCAACCGGGTCGTCCCGGCCGCCGAGCTGCGCGAGGAGGCCCTGAAGGTGGCCCGCTCCCTCGCCGAGGGGCCGACCGTCGCGTACGCGGCGCTCAAGGAGTCGGTCGCCTTCGGGTTGACGCACTCGTTGACGGAGACGCTGGACAAGGAGGACGAGCTTCAGACCCGCGCGGGCGCGGCGGAGGACCACCGGATCGCGGTGACGGCGTTCGTCAACAAGGAGAAGCCGAAGTACGTGGGGCGTTAG